The Hordeum vulgare subsp. vulgare chromosome 4H, MorexV3_pseudomolecules_assembly, whole genome shotgun sequence genomic interval gagtcacttgcctacaatttactttcggttcgtcaacttgcaactatgggtttttccacattctttaatgttgatactgtggtcctcctatggagcaagactcttaaagtagcctatgttggatatgtcaaaaatggtctttatgtggtgaacttctcacagcgacccactaagaccgcgacgtgtttaatggctaaagttgatgtgggctgtctTTGGCAtcgcgtttagctcatgtcaatatgagatctttacaaagtcttctaacaggggaccatatccgtggactaacaaatgtgagttttgctaaagatcgtgtatgcagtgcctgcattgaaggaaagattcatgaaactgctcatcgtccaacgactctcatctacactaagaggccattggagctcctccatatggatctgtttggccctccatcatttgatagtcttggaggcagaaagtactgcttggtgattgttgacttCTACTCAAGACTAGTTGAATGCCCGTACGTTGTCACAGGATAGCAAATAAATGCTTGATTTTTTCCTCAGTATCTTCAAATGACCTACATTCGTTGTTCTGATGCATCATTCATTgttctcatgcatcatgcattcAACTATTATTTCACTGTTGTTGTTCTAAATTTGCGCTCATCCacctaaatccatgcctacaaGCATGCAAGCATGTCTCCTGGAGGTTGCAGCCGCCAGCCAGACCGTGACTGATATTGACCATTTTTACCTCATGCCTAAAAGATATCCACCAGCATCTCTCGAATCACAAGTTAGCTATAGACACTATGGGTTGTGTGAGCCTCGCCTTGCCTAGATTGTACTCCCCTTGTACATTGGCGTGTGCCGTTGTGTGTCCCTATGTTTTTTGTACCTCTATATGGCCTTATAGTTTGGTGGGCGATTGCCCCTCGTAGTTGTCCCATCACCTACCAGAAGTAAACAAGAAAATTAAGGTTTGGTTATCCCCACCTACTTAGATAAAGTTGTAGTAGAATTCTAGAAATAAGACCAGTAGTAAAAAAGAATCTGTTGCACTTCATAACACTTTCAATTCTTACTATACCAAGTAATTAAGCACCAATTCAACATAATGCGCTCATTGCAGGCAAGGCATAACCTGAAAACTGGAAATAGTTTCTTCTTGTAAGAAGAAAATAATGCCTTATACGGGCATTTATATTCATAGTTAGCTGGGAAGCAAGAACCATTTTCTTCATAAGAGaagacaaaaaacaaataaaagacatACAGAGTGTAGCCTTATACGGGCATTTACATTAACGACAGTAACTCTGTAACTTCCACACCCTTCATTCCCTGTCACTCAAATCAAAATATTTCAAGACCATGCAAGTTCTAATGGAAACGATGCAGTTCCCTCCACATTTTCTCATCCGGGCTTGGGACCGGCAAAGGCAGTGCTAAACTACAAAACTACTTACTAAACACAAAAATTAGCAAACACCACAACCAATTATATTCAGCTAAGTACACAAGCCACAAGATCAACCAAAGGCAGGATTGGCACCGCACACAACTCACCAAAGGCAGTAAATATTCACACAACATTTGCACAAGATCACAAGGCAGGGACATACGGGCACAAATAAGGAAAGCTATAAATTCCAGAACCTGAATGAGAATATCCAGCATGAATGAAACTCACATGTACAAGCTACTTGAGTTGAAAAGTATACAATCAGCAGTAGTCATCAAATTTAGCCAGACTTATTTTACAAGTTGCCAAATTAAAATAGGAAGTTCCGCAACAAATTGAGAAGATGCACTGAAGATTCGTATCCAGATCCCACTGGAGAACCACCAGAAGAACATCACTTCTGAAAATCAATTATATACCAACAAATCGGAATCATATTCAGTGGCAATGACACTAATCAAAGACATGATGAGGAGTAGAGTGTCCATGGCAATTTGTTTGTTCAAGCTTCCAGTTCAGAAGCTTCAACTCTCCATTGTTTTGCTATAAAGCGTTAATCCCTAACCTCTTTTTGCATATCAAGCCATCCACAATACCCAAATATAAGTCAGGAGAGGATCACAAGCCAAAAATACGACAGATTTTGATGGCTACCAGCATGGCTTGGGCTAAACAATCTGCAACCACAAGAAGGCGGAAGCAAGAAACCACAATCAATGCTAGCAGCTAAGACAACAGAAGCTTCTTCAACAGATCAAAATAGAGAGCACTGGGTTTTTTCAGTTGTAGGATGCCCCGTCTAGATTGATGCTCCAGAGCAACCTTCGAACCTTGTacatccaccaaatcaatctgaaTGTTTAAATTTTTGTCTCTGTAAGATAAATTATATGTTGAAAAAATTATGATGAATTGGAAAGGTGCAGGGTTTAGAAGATCTTGAAACATATTCATCATCATGTTGGACCTAAATCGTCAGTTAGGACCTGCAGTGGACCAAGAAACCTTTGTTTCAACTTTTGCTTTGGGGAAATGAAGCTGCTTATAGACAGCTAAATGATGCATCAAACAGTGAGGGGATAGGATAAGCCTGCTTGGCTAGTTAGGCAACAACGCCAGTCCCAGTCTTCCAGATAGCGAACTATATTATCTCTCATCCATGTCAATGTCTGCAAGGGCACATGGttatcaagttcctcctcgtggacaCGTCGATCACGTACCCCGGCGCCGGGCACTGCACGAACCGGGGTGGTTCCTCGCCGGCGTCCCCCCACTCCCTCCACCTCGGCGGGAACTTCCTCGGGTCCACGAAGCCGCCCCACTCCTCCGTCGACGCGCCGGCAGCACTGGCATTGCCGTTCGCATTGGCAACCCGGGGGTGATACGCTGCGACCACGTCCCCGGTGAACTCGTAGATGAAGGCGCCCGGCTGGATCAGGTCCAGCGTCCTCACGCCCCATTCCATCTCCTTGGACCGGAACACCTCCAGCCGGTGCCTCATACCGCGTTGCGTCACCCGGTTGGGGCAGCTCCCAGGCGGGCACCCGCAGGACGCGCCGCACTCGTACACCACCGGCCGCCCTCTCATGAGTGTGCCGTCGGCACTGTACGCTGGGCCGCCCCCGCCGTTTCTCTTCACGCAGGCGCAGCCGGACGTCGCGCACGCCGTCTTGCCGTAGATACAACACTTGTGGACGCGCCTCGCCGGTTTGGGCACCGCCGGGAGCTCGGGGCGTGCGAGGTACTCGAACTCGAGGGGAGACAAGTCCTGGTCCGCCGTGTTGCGGACGGGGACGGCGACCGCCTCCTTGCCCGTGGACATGTCCATCATGAGGTAGCCGGGCGGCCGGATCTTGGCGTCGAGCGCGTTGGTGAGGTCCCTGGCGGCGCGCCAAGTGTTGCTGTCGAGCACGTCCTGGCCTGGCAGGCGCACGAGCTTGAACTGGCAGACCTCGTGTCCGGACTTGCCGGGGCCGTAGGTGGAAGATTCTACCTTGTAAAGCCCGTCATAGACGTAGAGCTTGGCGCTGGGGCTGGCGTCGCAGTCGTGGCAGCGGATGACGCGCACCTCGACGCCGTACTTGCAGCTATAGGCGAGGGCGAGGTTGTCGCGCTGGAACTCCTGGTCGGAGTAGTGGTCGCCGTCGTTGCGCGGGCGGCCGCCGCTCCCCGTGTACAGCAAGATGCCCCCGTTGTCGTGGTCGTCGAGGTAGGCGCCCGAGGACACGATGCTGGCGGCGACGGGGTGGCCCTCGCTGAGGTGGCTGGCGGGCACATAGCCGATGCCTGCCTGCGTGGCGCTGTGGAGACCCACGACGATGAGCTCGGCGCGGTAGTTGAAGACGTCACCGATGAAGACGCCGGGGACGGGGCCGACTATGCGCACGTCACGGTAAAGGCAGAGCACCCCGTCGATCATGGCGCTGAGGGCCCGCATGTCGGCCCGGTTGCGGCCCGCGTGGTGGTGCTCGGGGTTGCGGTGGTAGCGGCCCCGGAGCACCTCGAAGACGAGCCGCGCGTGGTGCACCATGGtgcgcaccagcagcatgtccgtcTGTGCCGCGGTGACTCTGGCGCGCACCATCTCCGTGCCCAGTGTCCCGCGATGGCGCTTCCTCCCCGTGGCCGAGGACGAGGCCCGCGCATGATCGAGGAGGACGGTCAGGTCGTTGTCGGACACGTCCTCCTCTCATCCTTTTGCCCTGCTCGCTCCATCCCCTGGTGAGATGAGATCCAGGAGGATGGTCAGGTCGCCGTGGGACGTCGCACTCCTGCCGTAAGGGATAACTGCGGAGGCGAGATGAGATGGATGGTGGAGTCGCCGACGTGGTCCTCGACGTTGGGCGACCTGCGATGACCGGATCCGGTGGTGGACGGGCCAGGAGAAGGGGAGGTGAAGGAAGGAATTGGTGGCAGCCGTCGGCGTGGGAGGCATAGGAGATGATGGGGTGCATCTAGGAGGGAGGAGCGGGAAGGAGATTGGGTTGAAGTGGAACGCGGCGGCGGTGGATGTGAAGGGGAGTCCGGCGGTGGACATGTAGATCTCTGGATCGAGAGTGGgaaaagagagggggagagagcggtTGGTCGGTTGGTGGGAGTGGGAGCGACGGGACGGTGGGTTTTTCTGTCCTTTTTTTCTTTACGTGGGGATTGCCGATTTTATTTACGTGGGGAGGTGGGATCGctgggaggtcgaaccatcgctaGGTTGAACCATCATGACGTTCGATcttgctttaatagtagagatacacatgggtatatttcttcaaaaggaagagtgaaactcaacagactgtcatcaactttgctaatgaagctcaacgtcaacatgaagcaaagatcttgatgattagaagtgacaacagcatcgagttcaagaacaacaccttggatgagtttctaggtgatgagggaataaaacatcagtattcagcaccatatacccctcaacaaaacggcgtggcagaaaggaagaaccggaccttgatagatgctgcaagaacaatgatggcggaattcaaatctccatataaattttgggcagaggccatcaacacagcatgtcatgcgtccaatcggctctatatccacaaaggcttgaacaagactccttatgagattctaactggaaacaaacccaatctcaagtacttccgggtattcggttgtaagtgtttcattctcaagaaaggtgcacgtttagctaaatttgatactagagctcatgagggcatctttgttggttatgctacaaactctcatgcttaccgtgtcctcaacaagtccaccggactcattgaggagacgtgtaacgtggagtttgatgaaaataatggctcccaagtggagcaaagtggtctttgtgatataggtgatgaaattcctccccaagccataagaagaatggggattggtcaaatactccccattgaggaaccccttgtggccgaaggagaaggacaatgctctactcaagtggagccatcacctccacaagccccacacgcttccgatgaacaaagagaagactctcaacaaaatgaacaaggtcaaggtcaagataaattgcccaacaacgatgatgtgtctcatgataatcaagcactcacccaagactctgaacctgctcatgatcaagatcaagtgcaaccacgagatccggaccaagtagaagcacaagatcaagatcaagagcaaccacaaatacaagatcaaactagtgaacctgctcaagtcgaaagtcaagatgatcaggatactgtctcacaattcccttctgcagcaccaacagccggtgccaagggaggctcaagacgcaagggcaaggaaagtaaacaagtcgatgctcccccgctatccaatgaagaactcttggagcgtcgagcagccaagattgtgaacaagctgagagtcaagtcacatcttatgaagaatgtacttggcagtttaaaaaggggagtatccatccgtcaacagatttggaattattgtgagcatcacgcgtttgtttcgtattgtgaacctcaacaggtacaggaagtgctggatgatgaggattggcttatggccatgcatgaagaacttaacaacttcgagcgcaaccaagtgtgggatttagtgccaaggccaacggaggaacataatgtcatcggggccaaatggatattcaagaacaagcaagatgccaatgggattgtgattcgaaacaaggcaagattggtggctcaaggctactcccaagtcgagggtattgactacggtgaaacctttgcccatgttgctcgtctagaatctattcgcatgttgcttgcatttgcttctcatcataacttcaaattacaacaaatggatgtgaagagtgcctttcttaatggtcctttaaatgagttggtttatgtcaaacaacccccgggattcgaacttcccaagctccccaatcatgtgtacaaacttaataaggcactctatggccttaaacaagccccacgtgcatggtatgagtatcttactgagttgttacaagatcgtgggtttgaaattgggaagatagatcccactctttttactaagagcgttaaaggggatttgttcatatgccaactatatgttgatgatattatctttggctctcctaacatttccttcaatgaagaatttgctgcactaatgactgagaaatttgagatgtccatgatgggagagttgaagttattcctcgggttcgagattaaacaaggcctagaagggaccttcatcaaacaagccaagtacactcaagacatgctcaaacggtttgagcttgaagatgtcaaaccggtcaagttccccatgccaacaagatgcaagcttgacagtgatcccaatggtaaagcagtggatcaaaatgtatatcgctccatgattggatccctcctttacctttgtgcatctagaccggatattatgttgagtgtagggatatgtgcacggtttcaattcgcaccaaaggaaagtcattatatggctgttaagcgaatcttttgatatttggctcataccccaaactttggcctttggtatcccaaaggagaaaacttcaatctagttggctattctgactcagattgggcaggagattgtgtggaaaggaagtcaacttctggaggatgccaattccttggtcgctcattggtaagttggtcttcaaagaagcagaattgtgtctctctatcatccaccgaagctgagtatgtggcagctgcaagttgttgtgcacaattgctatggatgaggcaaactttaaaggattacggtgtcacttgtgacaaagtgcctcttctatgtgacaatcaaagtgctatcaagatttccctcaacccagtgcaacatagcaaaaccaagcatattgatattcgccatcacttcattcgtgaacatatcaagctaggtgatattgaggttcatttcatccacactgaagagcaacttgcagatattttcactaagcccctagatgaatcaAGGTTCcgagagttaaggcatgagctaaatatcattgattcaagtaatgtggattgaagctaggcacgttgcacctcactaggcattctatcttgttctagatgtaggcatggacatagggggagtgttgttctctcaatgaacttttccttcccccattatgcataaatcgatctagtctttcactttagccattgtcaaatggcacttgtgcttcaaagacgagcaatggtcatgaacccaaggataattcttcgcggtgtcatacctttgtctcaaacataggtggcctcggccaccgccccccccccccccacctgtcTCTCATATAGAAGGAAGgttataaaatgacaagtcagtatatcttgctgatgCTATCTTCTTTTTTCACTCACTTGTCATtcgcccacgttcttctcttatcctaggccccgtggtgacatttgcagcggtactaccgccaggggtagcggtactaccgccaggaccccagcggtactaccgccaggggtagcggtactaccgccaggaccccagcggtactaccgctagggatagcggtactactgccaggatcccaatctaccacgacctaactaggacatttttagggctgtctcagggggagcggtactaccgccagcagccagcggtactaccgccaggaccacagcggtactaccgctggctcgtaccccttgggctatataaaggagggggagcctgtTTTTCTGCCTctgtcttcttcctcgcggctcctccctccccaacctcgAAATCCCCCGATTTagatctctattcgtggagccccttctctccgttgagttggagggtttgctccacttctccttcctcctccaagtgccatggatcccggtaaagctcctccccttcttctcttgattgttgttcttgttctagggttaggagcattggtggtttggatccatgtctttgatattgtgccttgttcttggatggcatgaaggatatGTTCAAGGGgaatgtaggtcctatgaatctgtgcttttattttgccatgccctaggatttacatgttttagatcaagcacttggactatgtttggattagatctaaaacttgctctctcttgactaggcatgtgcttatttagatggtacttgtgatcctcatgtgattagggctatggtggagttcttagtgttgatacacagcccatggccctcgtcaaatccatgtagccatctctatcGGTTCTATTcgtatttcagatctgaaaaatcaaaccccagcggtactaccgccagggtagcggtactaccgctaggaccccagtggtactaccgccaggggtagcggtactaccgccaggaccccaacggtactaccgccaggggtagcggtactaccgctctgatcccagcggtactaccgccaggggtagcggtactaccgctctgatcccagcggtactaccgccaggggtagcggtactaccgccaggaggattctctgtgtattcttttcatgtgcttggcaatgtgtgtttatttttctgccttctcttgttcattgccttgactccttttctcgctctttttcggtgtgtgtgttttgtgtcacaggtggtgctcgccgctcgaaccccccatgggacacgcagtcaaagcattatcacaacccagaggctccagagggctccgccacttcaggtctgcaacccaaaaagcaggccttgaagaagaccgctcacaaggacaaggggctcaacgttcgcaccatgcccctaaggattttctgcgattccgcacccaaaaccactatctccaagagcgggctgtgatcaagaatgtcgagcatgtgtggacaagggatcactgcaggatctaccatgatatcatcaaccatttcaagaagaactttgtccacGTTCAGTcgattgacctggctcaccttcagcggaagttggactactttggtgatgctctctctctctgattggcaaactgggcatcaaggagatcatctctttcaagacagactttgaccccaatgttgttgcccagttctatgtcacggttcacttctctcctgatgacgagcgctccatggtgtggatgactgggactcagaagatgaccggttcctggcgtgaattcatggcattcctcaaggttgatttccagggagctgacactccacttgggtcgcgtcctcatgttgcagctcccactgatagggcctccaccaaggacagattgcagctactctatgtgaagaagggtgtgctcccgaggcatctggacatcatgcatcggatcttccgcaacaccctctttccttgcattggcaacttcgacgaggtacatggctctctggctgagatgctactcctctgtgaggaggctatgactaaggagtgtgcccctcttgatatttctgatgtgatgttcactgagctctggaactgcatcatgatgcgcaaggttcccatctacgggccttacttgtttgcttatatccgtcataagtggcaagacacctatccgcaggaggagttatacattcaagctgactacattgtgcaagatcctgtcaagcttcgtgtcaaggacaaatgggccaacccatcaacttcatctcagcacatggacactgacacagagactgttgCTGACAGAgggaccgcctctcagtcccgctcttctgccatgccatcttgggccatgaagctataggataagatgaagactctcttctgtatgcaggctaagggccagtatcagacgcacgtggctcagaaggagaaccgccagaggcacaagcgtgtcctgaggacacttgatgtggacatctccagcggatcagaggacgacatcactccagaggctgcttggatgcgggctcaaggttaccagtggtctggcgctgaggaggaagaggacaatgaagaggagcaggacgatccggagggtacggacgagtctggcAATGCTGagcatgaggagtgaccacctgtggtgttaggtgtgcccctttttggtgtcttgtgccaaagggggagagagtctaggagctggatttgctttgagagttgaactttgcttagctttgcttatctttcgtgttttgcttcgaacttggtttgcttctattttgctatctttcgtgagacatgaacttatgtgagatttatttacatcatatgctgtgagtcatatgctctttattttcatatatctctatatttttgttctcatattattctctgtgcaaatctggtattgtcatcaatccaccaaaaagggggagattgttggggcatagtttatgcctaagtaattttggtgattgatgacagtaccgcaaaggacaaaccgtgtgtattaagatttcagataacacacgtcaacggcacaagacgactcgccccctctttcgtggaacagaagcacggtgttccctacgattctctttatttgagtcataggaaagccgtactattaagaggggaaccatagtggaaaggtttgggtggaatcaatcttgcacgcgcacacttcacatattttcccccttgccggcaactttggagtggctcccgccgtaatgtttccttcatctttgcaaagggtcccccagcggtagtaccgctgggcctagcggtagtaccgctggccttagcggtagtactgctagcccTAGCagcagtaccgctggagtgctagcagtagtaccgctgcatccagcggtagtaccactgcatccagcggtagtaccgctagctggcggtagtaccgcccctggtcagcggtagtaccgctccaggagcttagtaccgcctgcctagcggttgtacgtggacggacctttttgcgaagactttcttggctgtggtagtgcttatgcactaccaggggcccagcggtagtatcgctggagtgccagcggtaataccgctgcagccagcggtagtaccgctgcatccagcggtagtaccgctaggcacggctgtgagtgggaaaacggttgaattttccccccactatataaagggttcttctagctgtggaaccctatctcttaccctcccaagctccattgttgctcccgccgtagtgtttccttcatctttgcaaagggtcccccagcggtagtacggttgggcctagcagtagtaccgttggccttagcggtagtaccgctagccctagcggtagtaccgctgaagtgctagcggtagtaccgctgcatccagcggtagtaccgcccctggtcagcggtagtaccgctccaggagcttagtaccgcctgcctagcggttgtacgtggacggacctttttgcgaagactttcttggcggtggtagtgcttctgcactaccaggggcccagcggtagtaccgctgcagccagcggtagtaccactggagtgctagcggtagtaccgctgcatccagctgtagtaccgctaggcacgggctgtgagtgggaaaacgttgGATTtttttccccactatataaagggttcttctagctgtggaaccctatctcttaccctcccaagctccattgttgctccctaagctcaaaagtgcccgatctctctccctagccaatcaaacttgttgattctttagggattgtttgagaaggcctagatccacacttccaccaagagaaaagttgattcccccaccaatcccttgcggatcttgttactcttgggtgtttgagcatcctagacggttgaggtcacctcgaagccacattccattatggtgaagcttcgtggttttgttgggagcctccaagctttgtgtggagtttgccccaaccttgtttgtaaaggttcggtcgccgccttcaagggcacctatagtggaatcacggtaccttgcatcgtgcgaggcgtgagtagaatacggtggccttagtggcttattggggagcattgtgcctccacaccgctccagcggagacgtacttcctgtcaaagggaaggaacttcggtaacacatcctcgtcttcattggttccacttgtggttatatctaacctttactttgtgtatgcttatgttgttgtatttcccttacttgtcttagtagctatcgttgctagcttcattacggttcaccccattgttgtcatatttgtgaacccgtatgttgtttaccctaacttgctaagattaattaaaaagtggtccttgcctattcaccccccccctctagtcaaccatatcgatcctttcacagtGCATCATGTTGCTCGTGTAGGTTACCTAGTAGAGATCCCCTTCTCTGTCGAGATCATGTGCATTAGCGTAGTGGTAGACTAGTGTGAGTGTTCTggtgagg includes:
- the LOC123450390 gene encoding histone-lysine N-methyltransferase family member SUVH2-like, producing the protein MVRARVTAAQTDMLLVRTMVHHARLVFEVLRGRYHRNPEHHHAGRNRADMRALSAMIDGVLCLYRDVRIVGPVPGVFIGDVFNYRAELIVVGLHSATQAGIGYVPASHLSEGHPVAASIVSSGAYLDDHDNGGILLYTGSGGRPRNDGDHYSDQEFQRDNLALAYSCKYGVEVRVIRCHDCDASPSAKLYVYDGLYKVESSTYGPGKSGHEVCQFKLVRLPGQDVLDSNTWRAARDLTNALDAKIRPPGYLMMDMSTGKEAVAVPVRNTADQDLSPLEFEYLARPELPAVPKPARRVHKCCIYGKTACATSGCACVKRNGGGGPAYSADGTLMRGRPVVYECGASCGCPPGSCPNRVTQRGMRHRLEVFRSKEMEWGVRTLDLIQPGAFIYEFTGDVVAAYHPRVANANGNASAAGASTEEWGGFVDPRKFPPRWREWGDAGEEPPRFVQCPAPGYVIDVSTRRNLITMCPCRH